One Mycobacterium paraseoulense genomic window, GACGGGGGCAGTTGGGAAGTCGACAACAACATCTGGCTGATCGGCGACAACTCCAACGTGGTGGTGTTCGACGCCGCCCACGACGCGGCGCCCATCGTCGAGGCCGTGGATGGCCGCCATGTGGTCGCGGTGGTGTGCACGCACGGCCACAACGACCACGTGACCGTCGCGCCGGAACTCGGCAAGACACTCGACGCACCGGTGCTGCTGCATCCGGCCGACGAGGTGCTATGGCGGATGACGCACCCCGACAGCGACTTTCGCGCAGTTTGCGACGGCGAGACACTGAGCGTCGGAGGGACGGAGCTGCGGGCGCTGCACACCCCGGGCCACTCCCCCGGTTCGGTGTGCTGGTACTCGCACGACCTGGGCG contains:
- a CDS encoding MBL fold metallo-hydrolase, whose protein sequence is MVNIERVVTHGTFELDGGSWEVDNNIWLIGDNSNVVVFDAAHDAAPIVEAVDGRHVVAVVCTHGHNDHVTVAPELGKTLDAPVLLHPADEVLWRMTHPDSDFRAVCDGETLSVGGTELRALHTPGHSPGSVCWYSHDLGVVFSGDTLFAGGPGATGRSYSDFPTILQSISERLGKLPDETVVHTGHGDSTTIGDEIVHYEEWVARGH